Genomic segment of Gopherus flavomarginatus isolate rGopFla2 chromosome 2, rGopFla2.mat.asm, whole genome shotgun sequence:
gtgccacccttacttctgcgctgctggtggtggtggtggtttcagAGGtgggcaccctgccagcagctgctgctctctggctgccaaatgacaaggctcacaagtgaaaaaccgGCTCCAGAATCACACTGAAATGGAATTACAATATATATATCCCCATTGgttttatttaataattatatggtaaaaatgagaaagtaagcaattgttCAGTAACTGTGTGCTGtcacacttttttgtattttatgtctgatttttgtaagcaagtaattttttaaGTGAGATGGAACTTGGGGTATTCAAGACAAGTCACCCTCGTGAAGAGgttacagtagcctggaaaggttgagaaccactgccctgttcCATACTGTGGAATTCTGAGAGACTCCCGCAGAATTAAATACCAGTACTTGCCCATGTTTGTCTTTTTAAACTAAATACTCCAGTTTGAGATTGTGTACAGCCTCACTTGAAGGCAGTCTGAAAGCTGCTTTGCTGCTGCCACCTCTAGCACAACAGGCCACTGAGGCTGCTGGGCACTCCTAATTGCTAGGCTGGGGACACTGATGGAAATAAATATCCCCTAAGAGAAGCTGAAGTGGGTCAGGATACCATGTCCCACTGCAGGCCCAGCTGCGTCACACAGagccttttcctcctccttcccctcctcccaccgccAAGTTGCTCTTTTGTCTTTCAACCTCTGTCTCAGCCTGCTAACTCCTTTCTTTCCATCATTGGTCATAGGTGGAAAGTCTTCAGCCTCtggaaagcttatgttccaaaaTGCATTTTGTGAAGCTCGATGGAAGTACCAAAGgttgtgtagtggttagagcaggagtctAAGAGCAAACATgcttcctgggttctctcccagctctgtcactgacccaGTGTGAGAGATCTGGGCATCTGGGTCTCGATTTCTCACTCCAAAATAGGAATAACATTTCTCTACCTTGCTGGAGTATTCGGCAGCTTAACTCATTAGTTTAGAAGGCATCTTGAGAGACTCTGAAATAGCCTATGTGCATAAAGTGGTGCATGTTCTTCTATTGGCAGCAGAAGGCTTGTGGTTTGAATGCGGTAGATCAGTGGTTTTTATCTTGTGGACCACTTCCTAAGACAATTGCTCCTGTGTTCtgtctcctttttattttcaggGCCACAAGTAATcacaaagtaaaagaaacagtAGCCTTGGAGCTTAGCTATGTTAATTCCAATCTGCAATTGCTGAAGGAAGAACTAGAAGAACTGAACAGCTGTGTGGATGTATACCAGAATGACAGGTAAGGTTTATCGAGAGGCAGGTCACCAagctgagcaagaaagttgctaGAATTGCAGGGCCCAGGAAAATGGAGAAAGTGGTCAaagcctaagttccctctaaggaGCCTGGAGAAGAGAGATGTAGGAGGTGAACGGGGAGCAAATTggggtgtgcagggctgcagcagggagaggcacctctcctctAAGACCGCTgcggtggggagagggctgggggagtcctctctccctgccgcagccccggggaagcctgcaccccaaacacctcatccctggctctaccccagagcatgcacccccagccagaggcctcacccccctgcaccccaagcccaacCCTCTGctttagccctgagccccctcccgcacaccAAACCccatatccccagccccaccccagggcctgctcccccagccagagccctcacctcctgcaccccaaccctgtgccccagccctgagccccctcccacatgccgaacccctcggccccactcTCACCAcgtatcacctccatattggtgcacataacaaaattcattccgcacaatCATCTAAAAAAAGTTAGAATGAACACTGATCAAAGCCCTTGGAAATCAGGTGTGCTAGGCACCCAGGTGCCAAGACACCATGGTGATAGGCATAATATAAATACCCTGTACTTAGCTAACAATATGCTCAGTGTGCAGTAAGCCTCAATACGTTTGCACAGTGGAAGCTGGGGCCCATTCCTCAGGAAAGTTGTGGAGAGACCTTCTTACCTCATGCCTCCTTCACAGTAGACATTGGGGGGTGTGGCTATGGGTGAAATGGATGTGGTCTGTGTGTATATGTTGTATATGCAGCTGCCCATATAAGCAACGGTCCCTACATGCTCTCCCACACAAATTATACCCCTGCTCCTAGCTGGAATACAGCAGGCAAGGAAACTGAGAACTGGGCTGGATTTGAGGAGACTACATTGGCCTTATTAATACAGTTCCTGCCATTTGCACATTTGGGGTGTCAGTGTTGTCTCGCTTCCGTGTAGCCAGTGGGTACCACTGGACTGAGAGTTGGGAGATCTGAGGTCTGGATCAGCCCTTCCAATGACTTGCTCTGAAGCGTGTCCCTTATTCTCTCTCTGCCtgggtttctccatctgtaaaatggggataataaccaTGAGGCTTTATcagctaatgtttgtaaagtgctttgacatgGATGGTGCTTTACAGGTACAGAAGGCTGATACATTTAAAACCTGCATTACTACTTGTGTATCAGAAATAATCTCTCCTCAAACCAGGGGATATGTAAGCAGAATCCCCCAACACATGATTTGCTCTGCAGGAGAAGCTTGAGTATGTAATGAAAGTAATTAAAAACATTCCTACCTAGGTGCTTAGCCTCCTTTTCTTGCTGCTTTGCTTCTTGTGAAGTGAATTATTGACATGCTTTTATTTccccatttgattttttttttttttttgaggccaAACCTTTCATTAATTGCAGCACATGGTTGCTTTGAGATGCTTACCCAGCAACCTCATCTGCTTGACTCACAGTAGAGGTAGTTCGAGCACCCTAGCCAGCAGCAAGCTAACATGCTGGGACGTCTCAGCGGAGCTGTTTATCTAGGTGAGAAGGGAAGAGATGCCTGAGGTATAAAATATCCAGGATGGTGCAGCAGTCTCAGAGCTTGAAAtgctacccccccccccatgtgcgCACACCCTGGTTCACTCTAAAGCAATTCAGTGAGTGCTGCCTATTTAGCTGTCTTGATGTTAGCAGAGGGGAGGTTTTATGCTCCAAGAAGGTTGCCTGAAAGCAATGGTAAAGTATGAACTGCTCTCAGTTTGCAGCTCGTTATATAgtgcaagtaaaacagagcctctcccccaggggctgcctggGTGGCCTGCCCATATGCTGGGCACACAAGAGCTAGATTTAATAATGTAGGGGAACACCCTTATCTCCCATCAGGTACCACACAATGCCTTCTGAATGCAGCTAACTGTGTCCAACAGTGGAGTTTTTTCCTCTTCCCCAGTGGTATGCAACCACTAATATCGAAAGGCCAGATGTTGCAGCCTTTCCCCTCTTTAGTGCTTGTCCAGGTGATTACTCACCTGATTCAGGTAGCTGAATTGAGACTACTTGCATAAAAGCTGCCTGAGGCGACTAAGGGTTTAGAATCGATCCCTTGACTCAGTCATCCAAATTAGTAACTGATACAGGTGATTCCTAACCACCCCAGGCAGGCAGGGGATATCATTCTGCTCCTGTGCTAATGTGACTTCCTGGCAAGTAgtcctaggccttgtctacacttccaCCTTACAGCGCTGAAAGtttctcgctcaagggtgtgacaCCCCCACCCTACCCTCACCAAGCAATGCAAGtctcagcactgtaaagtggcagtgtaaatAGTGCACCAGAGCCGGGAGCCGCTCCACTCATgagggtggggtttttttatagCTCTGGGAGAGCTGGTGCTGCAactacacagccacattaaagtgctgccacagtaAGAGATGTCTGCACtatgcagcttttagcaacacaaCTGTGTCGCTAAAGCCGTGCTGCTAAAAGGCGGGCATTGTAGCCACTGTTTatcagctctcctgccgacaaaaaacTTCTACCCCCAACGAGCAGAGCAGCattagctttgtcagcaggagagtgatcctgcTGACAAAGCATTGTTCATgccttttttttggcaaaacttctgtctttcgggtgtgtgtgtgtgtgtgtgtgtgttttaaaaaacaaaaacaaaaaaaccccccacacctctgaaagacaaaagcttTGTCTTTcaggtgccagtgtagacatagccttagtctttGTAACTGCCCTCAAAggtcctgttttctgtagttTCAAAAAACACCAGACAAAATCCTCTTTGTTTATTTTGTACTATTGGATCAAACTGAAATCTCATTAGTGAAAAAGTGATAACCCCTTTTCCACACTCATTATAGCTCTCAGGAGGCTGTTTATTCAGTGACTGAGTAAGTATGAACAGACCTAGATGtgcatgtttgtttttctcttcctttccccccacccattttTCATGACCATGTGATATTTCAGAAACTGCTGATAAGCTCTTAGTGTTAATGACAGACCTGGGTTAAATAACCTGTTATTGTGTAAACACTGACTGTAATGGTCCTGACCCTGTGTGACCCCCTCCAGATCTCACTCCACTAGCCTTTCCTGCCTCTTTGAACCAGTCCTTTGGGAGGCTCTGTGTGTTTGCGCTTGCATGTCCCTGTAAAGAGGATTAGATAAGTTCCCAACTTTAAATAAACAATTGTAGGTCCATTAGGCAAGTTGTGGTTTGTGCAAAAGAGGAGGTCTGATGGAAAAAATCTCAatctgctgatttacaccgcAAAGGGGCCATCACTGAAGCAGCTAGAAGTGGGATTATAATTGCTTGGGGCTCACTTTGCTATACTTGCTCATCTGTACAGGAATCTTATTTGCAGATATAACCATGGACTTTGAAGGGGCACTTGTATTTAGTTAATACTctctagagggggaggggaggggagggagaggatccCAAACCAAACCTTGCTAATCGAGGGCTGTACTTTGGGGGCCTCTCACACCTGGTGacttgggccttggctacactggcgctttacagcgctgcaactttctcgctcaggggtgtgaaaaaacacccccctgagcgctgcaagatacagcgctgtaaagcctcagtgtaaacagtgccgcagcacagggagcgcggctcccagcgctgcaagctacacctatagaggatgtggtttacatgcagctctgggagagctctctcccagcgctggcgctgtgaccacactcgcacttgatagcgctgccgtggcagcgcttcgaagtttcaagtgtagccatagcctaggAGTTCCTCTACTTTgcaaatcaatggaattacagcagagtgcagaattgggccctgtaTCTCTAATAGGCAAAACCAAGCCTCTGGATCCAAATGCTTCCAAATACAGAGATTCGGTATCCAGGTCACAATCTGAACTTTCACAGCACTGGAGTTCTTGGTTTTAGTGTTCAGAGGCTTGACCTTTGCTGCAACCCTGATCTGAACCTAGACTGGGGTGGTCTCTTTGCCAAACTATAATGTACTGCAGGTCCAGTGACCTGCTGCTGCTACAAAGACATGGaattaaaattcagatttttcaaattttaaaaggcAGCCCTGGCCTGATAGTTCTCTTGTAACCAATGAAATGCTAGCCCTAATCTACTTGACAGAAATCCTCTTTTTAAATGTTGATGTTGTTAATGGTTTACAAGGCACACATTAATGAACACTTCTCATCTTCAGAGTGCTTCGCAAACATTAACTGATCCTGTGATTGTAGGCCAATGTTAAATCCCCATTTTAAAGGTGGTAGGAACCTAAGCCATCCTTATTTCCACCCCCTTTAGCAGGTCACTTAAGTGTCAAAACTGGGATTGAAACCCAGGAGTTGCTGGGTCCCTGAACTTTGCTCAGATCTTCGCCTGTCTCCCAAGAGCTGTTCATTAAGAcactttagaccagtggttctcaaacttttgtaatgGTGACTCCTttaacatagcaagcctctgagtgcgactccttCCCACcaccatataaattaaaaacacctttaaatatatttaacaccattataaatgctggaggaaaagcagggtttagagtggaggctgacagctcacgacccctcCATGTAATAATCTTGTGATCCCTTTGCAGgttcccgacccccagtttgagaacccctgctttagaccaTAGCAGCCAGTTCAGCTTCTGATCTTTtgactgcttttttaaaattcaaagtaGCAACCTAAAAGCACTAGATTCTTACCCATGCACTGCAAAACATGCACCCAAAGCCCTCATAAAGTAAAATGCTGTTCCTGATGTGAGTTCTTTCAAAACTACCTTCACAGCTGAAAACGTTCGTATCTGGCTTCTGTGTGCTCACTCACAGCCTGGTCCTTTGTAAGTCAGGTGGGAGTTTTGTCTTTAACTTTAATGAAATCATGGTCAGCACCATGGTGAAGTGACCCTTAACTGGAGACACTCAGGCCTGTAGCATTTGGGCTGCCATTGAAGTAGGCCAGAGAAGAATATAAGAAATGCCCCCAACGGATCATATTAATGACCCGACTAGTCTCAGACACTGGCCAGTAGTGACTGTTCCAGAGAAAATTAAAACCCACATACTGCACCTTTTGCCATTCTAATCAGGGGTaacatttcttcctgaccccagctggtgATCACTTCtggcctgaagcatgaggatccTTTACCCATATAAGATAATAGTGACTGGAAATATAAACTTTGCTTGTCTGTCATCTTTTATTTTAGTGAATCTATCAGCGTCCCTATGATTCCTTTGGGGCTAAAGGAGACTAAGGAAATGGATTTAATGGCCCCATTAAAGGTAAGCCTGCTTAAAGTTATTTGAGTTGACATGCTGACTAAGGTGGGGTGGCACCTGCCAGTTGAATGAATCAGCTGTCATCCTTCTGACTCCTTTTAACCTTATGAACATAAAGGCATAAACTTTACCATAGTTACATGcgatatttaaggaataatgtatatACATCATGCCATGATTATGAACATCTGTATGTTGCAAGCTTTCAGCAGAGACCTTACATGTTATCCTTTATGGACAAATACCCTGTAAATAATGTATTTGatatagtgagtttgtcaggtctgagatgaGTTGTTTGCAGAGAACAGGGGACCCATTGTCAAAAGGCCTATGTGTCTCAGTAACACCAGTTTATAAAGCCTTGCAAATAATAGGCCAGATCACGTCCCTTGGGCTTTTACTTTCAGAGGGGATAGAAACAGTGGAAAAGCTACCAAAGAACTGTCCCAAATCTTTGTAGATGGGAGCCCAACCAGTTCTCCAGGAGCCCCTGTGCATAAACATTTGTTTGACGCTTTTCAGGGTTAGGGAGTGTGGTGGAACTGCAGAACTGTCTCCTGGCATTGTTTGCCATGCCCTTACAAAGGGCATCTACTCCTTTGCTAAGAGAGATGGTCAGTTGCTTGTTCAGTAGCCATAGAATTCACCCAACAAACTAAACCAAAAGCTTCTATTTTTCCCGTCTCTCCCCATACTCTCCCTTTTCCAGGATCTCATCAGTGAACATTATGGAGAAGATGGCATCTCATTTGAAAAGGAAATCAAAGAGCTCATGGAGCTGCGGCAGGTTTGTGCTCctcatgtttaaaaacaaaaatccaccctGTTTTGGCTGATTCAGGAGGAAAATGGGTCATCTTTGCGAATCATTAGTTCTATGGGTGATCTTTACACGTAACTTCAAGAGGTGTTCTGTAGTGCTTTGTGTGCTTTATATTGTTGGGGTATGGGATTCCCTGGAGCACATTTGGAAAAGTTGCAGCTTCAGTTTATAGGTTACAAAATACTGTATTGGTGCAAGGGTCTGTTGTCATGAGTCAAACTTTAGGATTGGGGCCCTAGTGAGCAAAGATTAAAATTGGACCATGGTTCAACTGTCAGAATTATTTATCTAAAATATCACTCTACTATCTGAACCTCTGACAGCTTACAGCAGAAAAGCCCAGTGCTAGAATGGAAAAAGACTAATTTTGGATCTGTTAATAATGGAACTCTGGGGTTCCACCCCATATCTATTAAAATCTGTCATCTCAAATTGCCTTTTGAAGCCAAAATGGGCTGCTTCCCACTCCTGCATTTGATCAGATCTATTTTTCTCAAGCTTTGGTAGATTAGCAAGGCTGCACTAAAAACACCCTTAGAACATAACATTAGCTTTCAGTTTGCTGAGGTCAATCTTAATAATCCAGCCCAGAGTCGAACATTCTCTAACTTGCCTTTCCTCTCATCTCGGGCTTCATATGAGTGAAGTGGTGCCAACTATGGACCTATATGGTTGGATCCAAAAATTTGTATTAAAAGAAGGTTAAGGTTTCAAAGTcatacactcaaaagttaggagatGCTTTGCCAGTAAATCTTACTTCAGCCCTCCTATATCAAAGTGCATAGGCTCAGACTTTAATTATGATCATATACtattattccccccaccccaggatccttgcctcattcagtgtacaggTGTACTGTCATTTTCTATCATGGTAAAAGAATCTCAGATATGTTTATTTGGGATGAATTTCATCCCCCTGTGCCAAAAGCAAGGCCTCTGCACCTCTTAAATCTCACTTCTGTGCCCTCAGAATAGTGCTGAAGTGGCACTGAGTGACACATAAGCCTTATGCTGTCTCTGATCAGCAGAGAGTGTCTCCCATTAAttgcactggtctacaatttttgagaagtcgtctgcttcagagataaaatgtgatatttactatgtattttgatgtgctgaattccaatatgacaattaaaacaactcattggctactgtttctaagatgtttaagtttttgtatattgtgtagatagtagagttttaatcataaattgtaaacctaggtcttttcatgtgtttatggttgctttacatgatatttcacctgtcctgtttatgtaacactttaaaaatcagcaaaagggttatataaataaaatttattatgaaacaaaaggcaaaaaactattatgtagatagtttagtcctattcagtgtctactcggcgtttcttgacttgtctcttgtattcattaaatggagcatctcttgtcactgtccagaaatagtctgcaagcattgatgggctccatttgccctgatagcctgccaggagattccgctgctgtagtctggagcccaacagctctgccttactcttgggtagttccaaatccctgacaaggtcattcagttcaccttgtgttatgaggtgtggttcagaggaggaggatgggagaaaatgtgggtcctgtgacattgatggttcaggaccagaagtttcatcctcttcctcttcctcgtctgactcaagtgagaatgattctggtgcatcaggaaccggcagtccttctccgtggggtactgggcgtatagctgatggaatgtttgaataatgcacagtccactttttcttctttgacacacctttcccaactggaggcaccatgcagaagtaacaattgctgctatgatctgttggctgtctccaaatcattggcactgcaaaaggcatagatttccttttcctgttgaaccactggccaagatttgttgcacaagtgttgcagcatatgtgtgaggcccatctcttgtcctgatctccaattttgcagccataataaaggtgataggctttcttaaccatagtggttagactgcgcttttgtgatgcaaaagtcacttcaccacaaacatagcagaagttatctgcactgttcacacaagtacgaggcatctgtgctcactttggctaaacacatatgtccctttgcaaaatcaaacactgacaaataagagaacacgacactgtatgatttctagagctgatatagggcaatttgttcagcagagtgatgtaagcttcgttatcattgcatcatccatgacttctaggaataacatgatgcaattcgtatcatgtatgacgcaataccagcttcagattgcatcattcattgttttgcctaaaaagcaagtactgtccaaacccagtcatagatttattcatagatccagtcaaagatgtattttagtcatttctggtttaaattgagatcccttccctttataactcacttatcctccaccattcccaagtcaagggtcgtatatactgacccaatagcatatcttgaaaactagaaccAATCaccaattttaagcatcatttttgttctcagtgacccagaattagtaaagttggactacatttatttcagaagcattttggctgtagagcagtgttgttGGTGTGCTTGCCTCTGTTTTGCTGCTCTTGATGTCTAAATGCCACAGCTGCATATGTTACTCTTTTCCATCCTCTTCCACAGGCCATGCGGACTCCCAGTCGGAACGAGGCAGGGCTAGAACTTCTGATGGAATATTACAACCAGCTTTACTTTCTTGACAACAGATTCTTCCCTCCCAATAAAAACTTGGGCATCTTCTTTCACTGGTTAGTGAGGGTCTTAATATTGCTGATATTGGGGGCTGAGGGTAAATAGATCCAGATGCCCAGGCCTCTGTAGAGCTTGTTCctctaaaatatttcaaaaatcatCCTTTTCTCTCTGTCCTCATCACCAGAAGTTGGGCATATTAACATAAAGTTCTGGGTTCCAGCACTACATTCCATGTGttcttaggcaaatcacttaaactcAGTGAAGACTGCAAAATGGGGATTTTAATGCTCATGTATCTTTAAGGGCATTGTATCCTCATTGCTATctgtaagtgctttgagatcctttccAGCATGTGCTGTACAGTCAATGCAAAGTGTGATCACAGCATTCATAGTTCCTATTTCAAGTTGAGCAAAACATGAACACACAGTGAGCAACAAAGGAATCCAGAGTGTAATAAATGGAAAGAGGCTTGTGGTTTTTAAACATCGACGCTGTGGAGGCCTCCTTGTTCGTGCCACATCTTATTTAGATGTTTTCGGGTCTGGCAGGCACCAAATCATAAACTGCCCTGTGGAACGCTGTGCAGTGGCATCATTCCCTTTGTGGTGGGTTGTccactgctgacaattttcaaatcaagattggatacttttccaaaagatctgctctaggaattattttggggcaattCTCTGGTTTGTgttccagaggtcccttctggcctagaaCTATATGAAATTTCAAGTCTCATCTCTGTGGCTAGCCTTTCTGTCGATATAAGCATTGAGAGTGGGTGGcttttcaagctgcagagaagtcTGTTCCCCTTTTGGTAGGCTTATAAATCATGCTCCAGCGCATACTGGGAAATCTGCATTTTAAGCAACAAATTTGTCTTTTCCCCTTTGTCTCTAGGTATGACTCGCTAACTGGAGTCCCTTCTCATCAGCGCGCTCTGGCTTTTGAGAAGGGAAGTGTGCTCTTCAACATTGGAGCTCTGCACACCCAGATTGGGGCACGGCAGGATCGCACAACCCTGCAAGGAGTTGACCGGGCTATAGATGCTTTTCAAAAGGCAGCTGGTAAGTCAGCTGTTTAGAGCTTTCTTGGTGATTCTGTTTTTTGGTGGGGAGGGCTCTTCAGGAAAAAATAGTGGGAGGACTTCTTGTTGCTCATTTCATGTGAGAGACTTTGGAGTTATTGAGTGTATGTTTTGTAGATGCACTGAGCCTGGCCAGTGCCCCCTAATCCTGACCTGTAGCCCCCCTCTCTGCTATAGTAACTAGACTAATAACCCACCATATCCCAAGTTTTGCTAATGCATCTCTCAATCCTGACCCTGTGAGAAGACCTCATAACCAATATGGAGAGTGTGTTGTTCTGAGGCATGTGTGACTGGTATTGCCTCTAATCTGAGCTCTCTAGACAGTTGCACTCATTTACCAGAATCAGGCTTTGACTTCACCAGCACATTCTGATCAGCTCTCATCCATGATGTGGAGTAGCGTAAGCACTGACGGAGTCTCTAGAGCACACGCAGCCGaggcaggcaggagcagcgtACCAAAGTGAGGCAGAGTTTGGAGAGCACTGAGAATGAGTCATAACAATGGCAAGTGCCAGGCATATCAGTGGCCGTCATCTACTGCTCTACTAATCCCACTGAGTGGTGGTGGTTATGCTCACTATCTACATTTGCCAGTCTCCACTTGGTTTTAGAATTGTAAGCAGAAGAGTCTTTTGCAGTGTCTCTCTCCAGCTGCTTCTATTCATGCAGGTgcctttaactacctgaaggAAAACTTCTCCAACGCCCCTAGCCTGGACATGAGCACTGCCTCGCTGAACATGCTTGTGCGACTGATGATTGCACAGGTGCAAGAGTGTGTCTTTGAGAAGGTCACCCTGACCAGCGCCCAGAATGACTTCTTCACTCAACTGCAGATTGCACAAGAAGCAGCCAGGGTACGCATTGCTGCACAACTTCTGTCTGAACCCAGCAAAGCTGCTCATCTCTTGTGGCTTTACTTAGCAGAGCCGTCTGGGGTGTGGTGGGAAGAGAGGAAAACCagcagggagggacaggcagaacCCTTGAGCAAGGGGAGATCTAGGAGGAAGCACAGCTGGCTTAGGGGGATGAGGCATGCCCTGTGGGGAAgcgatgggatgggatgggatggaacTACATGGAGCTGTCATTGCTGCAATGAGCAAGGGAGGCACTGCAGGCTGTGCACACTCATTTCTCCACTGGGTGAAATGCAACCATTAAACACAGCTATCAGGAGGGGCAGCCATTGGTTTCCTGGGTACTCCACGCCTCAATCATGAGCTGAGCAGTTATGGATTAAGATTTAACAATATTTACATTTCCAAAAAATAAGGAATCCTCTGTGAGAATTGGGGCGAAGTCACACGAGTCTTGAGTTGAAACAATCTTGTGACTGGAACTGTGTGACAGGAATGGGTCACTCAATTACACTGTTCTCTTCACTCCCTCTAAAATGTCTGGCACTGCTATCCACATGTACTGTTAAACTCCCATCCGAGTGCTAGATATAGACCAGGAATATGTTGGGTGTTTAAAAGGTGCTCACCCTCCAGCCATGACTCTATGGAGCCCTCCCTAATTTCTGAAGAGTCTTACAGCTCTACTAAGATGACACTTCAGGGTGAAGCCAGGGTGATATCTTGATTTGGGATCATTAATGCTGTAGGccctctgggctagatggaccattggtctgacccagtatggctgttctttgtTTTTAATCCACAGCCTCACAGTTAGACTGGTTTCTGATTGATTAATAGCCTGTGTTTTGATGGTTGCAGGTTGAAGAAGTCTACTCGTTGGTGCATCAGACCATGACCCAGGCTCACGTGAAGGATTATGTACCTTTCTCATGGGCCACCATGGTCCATGTCAAGTCTGAGCATTTCAAGGCCCTCTCCCACTACTATGCTGCCATTGCACTTTGTGACTGCCTCTGTGAGTATCAGTCCTACAGCTGACCTGCAGCCCAAAGGCGGCTGTGCTGTCACCTAAACGCTTGTTTATCTTGCGTCTCTATGTAGCATTCATCAAAGCAACAGCTCAGCACTTGATCCCTCAAGGTTCAAATGTGGGACATGAGCAAAAATGAGGGGGACACAGAAATAATAGTGCAGGAAGCATAATGCCTTGTGGGACGTTTTAACATAAACAGAACTGTCTGTAACCTCACTTAATCTGAAACTGAGGACAGGTTGAGTAGCGGAGGTGAACTTGATACTCACTGCCTCCCTGCTTCTTGTACAATGCTTGTAAAGACCTTTGAGAGCACTGGCTAAAAAGTGCAATAGGAATGCAATATG
This window contains:
- the RHPN1 gene encoding rhophilin-1 isoform X2, with amino-acid sequence MVPAEGSPGGRGDAAGDGGFLLLRAPESGSVRKGCDPFAQTQRSKLQHRRARINQQINKEMRMRAGAENLFKATSNHKVKETVALELSYVNSNLQLLKEELEELNSCVDVYQNDSESISVPMIPLGLKETKEMDLMAPLKDLISEHYGEDGISFEKEIKELMELRQAMRTPSRNEAGLELLMEYYNQLYFLDNRFFPPNKNLGIFFHWYDSLTGVPSHQRALAFEKGSVLFNIGALHTQIGARQDRTTLQGVDRAIDAFQKAAGAFNYLKENFSNAPSLDMSTASLNMLVRLMIAQVQECVFEKVTLTSAQNDFFTQLQIAQEAARVEEVYSLVHQTMTQAHVKDYVPFSWATMVHVKSEHFKALSHYYAAIALCDCLSISEAAFPEHEKAFVQFHVTMPEGPSLRLVLQDPEERRKLGKAHLKKAIMQHEEAMRIHSLCKILRKMDILQEVLSFAHKRSLSKYSEIDHEEDFFETGDASDIHPKTNQRPEIKSPNFSQVKVTDIFHRLVDRRLVAMSSGGALLKNNKENSRKSLMNSKSASTLLAWSKKSKRSKSSTYSLPFTTVGDESMY